One window of Leptospira yasudae genomic DNA carries:
- a CDS encoding CocE/NonD family hydrolase, whose protein sequence is MRIGFKTIDMLKAGTTAFLFLTFLHCGDGQGNSSKQNLAALAAFLPGASESILNTNSGSTFQQGITSAQINTAFQTENDGSFTWNDSIQIRSTDGTSLAANLFQPKNLIAGQKAPAVIFVNSWALNEYEYLVPAAKLAKKGYIVLSYSTRGFGISGGLINTAGLKDRADLTAVVDWLLANTQADSANIGISGISYGAGISLIGVSFEPRIKTAVAMSGWGDLKRSLYGNDTPRLVWGLILIGAGYFTGKMDPVIAENFGKLLSHNDIESVTAWAAERSPASLVSQLNASGKPVYISSNFEDFLFHPNQMLDYFASLTVPKKLDLNEGIHATAEIGGVIGLANPIWTNAYDWFDYWLKGINNGIMSKPQVTFQKRFNGDRVTLPSWPSPTVSEKKYYLKPRTLFTDGKISSTQNTNNANTSILSGADTIATTGVPLLSDILASHLEVPVTASLDWLSRINGIVYESDSLGAALKIRGKIFWKGQVSSSLGKANVNVYFYDVAKNGVGKLITHGTASIYESAFETVDLTIDLNAVAYDVPAGNKIAIAIDTFDPQYAVPTMLVYGLDVKHNPNKQSTLAIQSE, encoded by the coding sequence ATGAGAATTGGATTTAAAACGATTGATATGTTAAAAGCAGGGACCACCGCATTTCTGTTTTTAACCTTCTTGCATTGCGGAGACGGGCAGGGGAATTCTTCCAAACAGAATCTCGCGGCGCTCGCTGCGTTCCTGCCCGGCGCATCCGAATCGATCTTGAATACGAACTCTGGGAGCACGTTTCAACAAGGGATCACCTCGGCGCAAATCAACACCGCGTTTCAAACGGAGAATGACGGCAGTTTTACCTGGAACGATTCGATCCAGATCCGTTCCACGGACGGAACTTCCCTCGCCGCAAATTTGTTTCAGCCTAAGAATTTGATCGCCGGTCAAAAAGCTCCCGCCGTGATCTTTGTGAACAGCTGGGCTTTGAACGAATACGAGTATTTGGTTCCCGCAGCCAAACTCGCTAAAAAAGGGTATATCGTACTGAGTTACAGCACGAGAGGTTTCGGAATTTCGGGCGGACTCATCAATACCGCCGGACTCAAGGATCGCGCGGACTTAACCGCCGTAGTCGATTGGCTTCTTGCAAACACGCAAGCCGATTCTGCGAATATCGGTATATCAGGAATTTCTTATGGAGCCGGAATCTCTTTGATCGGAGTGAGCTTCGAACCGAGAATTAAAACCGCGGTTGCGATGAGCGGCTGGGGAGATCTCAAACGTTCCTTATACGGAAACGACACTCCTCGTCTGGTCTGGGGTTTGATCCTGATCGGCGCGGGTTATTTTACGGGGAAAATGGATCCGGTCATCGCGGAGAATTTCGGTAAACTTCTTTCGCACAACGACATCGAAAGTGTTACCGCTTGGGCCGCGGAACGTTCGCCGGCGAGTCTTGTTTCTCAACTCAACGCTTCCGGAAAACCGGTTTATATATCGAGCAACTTCGAAGATTTCTTGTTTCATCCGAATCAGATGTTGGATTACTTCGCATCTTTGACCGTTCCTAAAAAACTGGATCTGAACGAAGGAATTCACGCAACCGCGGAGATCGGAGGAGTGATCGGCCTTGCAAATCCGATTTGGACGAACGCATACGATTGGTTCGATTATTGGTTGAAAGGAATCAACAACGGAATCATGTCCAAACCTCAGGTCACGTTTCAAAAACGTTTTAACGGAGATAGGGTCACTCTTCCTTCCTGGCCTTCTCCCACCGTTTCCGAAAAGAAGTATTATCTGAAACCGAGAACCCTTTTTACGGACGGAAAAATCTCTTCGACGCAAAACACGAACAATGCGAACACGAGCATTCTTTCCGGAGCGGATACGATCGCTACGACCGGCGTTCCTTTGCTTTCGGATATTCTCGCTTCCCATCTGGAAGTTCCTGTGACCGCGTCTTTGGATTGGCTCAGCAGAATCAACGGAATCGTGTATGAATCCGATTCTCTCGGCGCGGCCTTGAAGATCAGGGGAAAAATTTTCTGGAAAGGGCAGGTTTCTTCTTCATTAGGAAAAGCGAATGTGAACGTTTACTTTTACGATGTTGCAAAGAACGGAGTCGGTAAGCTCATTACGCACGGAACCGCTTCCATCTACGAGTCCGCGTTTGAAACCGTGGATCTTACGATCGACTTGAACGCGGTCGCTTACGACGTTCCCGCGGGGAATAAAATCGCGATCGCTATCGACACGTTCGATCCTCAATACGCAGTACCGACCATGCTCGTATACGGACTCGACGTGAAACACAATCCGAACAAACAATCCACTCTTGCGATTCAATCCGAGTAG
- a CDS encoding tetratricopeptide repeat protein, which produces MANRILGWFLILGIIILLLSIVLPGSKDANPNDPAAVAQPPWIETALSGILAAIHEIKTSMASSSSSDSSDTNAGSSSGAATGEDPNEVFNRAYQANERGEYKQAVEEYSKYLELVPGDASGYYNRGLALYTMKQYEDAVKDFDKAVEIDPNKTAAYLYKGYGNEMIDDCMQAIEDFQKAIDLGENKNSELYGHKARCENKDEDYTAGLESARKAVNLDKKNAYALFELGYAQYALGKYAESVASYSKTLSFNPNDEVAYHNRGLAYVFLKKTSLACKDFRKSLDLGYQDSGKRLKEYCK; this is translated from the coding sequence ATGGCAAATAGAATACTCGGTTGGTTTTTAATCCTCGGAATTATCATTCTTCTTCTCAGCATCGTGTTACCCGGTTCAAAGGATGCGAATCCGAACGATCCCGCCGCTGTCGCACAACCTCCTTGGATCGAAACCGCTCTCAGCGGAATTCTCGCCGCGATTCACGAAATCAAAACGAGCATGGCTTCTTCCAGTTCCTCCGATTCTTCCGATACGAATGCAGGTTCTTCTTCCGGCGCCGCAACCGGGGAAGACCCGAACGAGGTTTTTAATCGAGCGTATCAAGCCAACGAACGAGGGGAGTATAAACAGGCGGTCGAAGAATATTCCAAATATCTGGAATTGGTTCCGGGAGACGCTTCCGGTTATTACAACCGAGGTCTTGCGCTTTATACGATGAAACAATACGAAGATGCGGTAAAGGATTTCGATAAGGCGGTAGAGATCGATCCGAACAAAACGGCGGCCTATCTTTACAAAGGATACGGAAACGAGATGATCGACGATTGTATGCAGGCGATCGAAGATTTTCAAAAGGCGATCGATCTCGGTGAAAACAAAAACTCGGAACTCTACGGACATAAGGCGCGCTGCGAAAACAAGGACGAGGATTATACGGCGGGTTTGGAGTCGGCGCGGAAAGCGGTGAACTTGGATAAGAAGAACGCATACGCTCTTTTCGAACTCGGTTACGCGCAATACGCTCTTGGGAAATATGCGGAATCCGTAGCGAGTTATTCGAAGACCTTGTCGTTCAATCCGAACGACGAAGTCGCGTATCACAACCGCGGTCTTGCCTATGTCTTTTTAAAAAAGACATCGCTTGCTTGTAAGGACTTTCGAAAGTCTTTGGATCTAGGATACCAAGACTCCGGCAAACGCTTGAAAGAATATTGTAAGTAG
- a CDS encoding DUF2079 domain-containing protein, translating to MSVSVSFLPFFLLYLPIQILFGSKGLGGFALAGILILCVFLHGADRKYGHSFFRSLKVSPVVLISYWSVFVFAEGIVYTQRAADSFLLGDLDYTAQFRMILPGIDKSFFQTQYYGTEENANFLSHHMSPGIILLTPFAMSFGSPLGLGIGVFFFIAISIPLLYFYLLASSVSKEISLCASLLWAGSSGLYRLGHSLHFEALVPFAILFVLIGVQKEKHWMTVLGLVFFLGIKEDLSFYLAALSIGLLLADPRRRKEWIFVLSVCLVYSFLIHPYLSGFAGSSAQRNWKEYWGEGSKNPFSAALSYIQKPEGILSYWKGVRDLSLEWGFWNWTGGWLLIPFFGLYSAFRLSVHPWVRDLYSYYVYPLIPFLILFLRTGSAWIQNAANDFEPSRESETSFIHRFEFLKRIPKERKIFVLLLLTFAFSVYRNSKENEYPIPLRPQTTKTQELKEVLKSIPAGSSVSAGFHLSPFVSLRNPVYPIRENREWKEWIVFDQRYNSPYLSSELILQRIRKDVQNGTIEPVLTSENFVLYKRSANPKR from the coding sequence ATGTCTGTGTCAGTTTCATTCCTTCCCTTTTTTCTTTTATATCTCCCGATTCAGATCTTGTTCGGAAGCAAAGGACTCGGCGGATTTGCACTCGCAGGAATTTTGATTCTTTGCGTTTTTTTGCATGGGGCGGACCGGAAATACGGACATTCTTTCTTTCGTTCCTTAAAAGTTTCACCGGTTGTCTTGATCTCGTATTGGTCCGTCTTCGTTTTCGCGGAAGGAATTGTTTACACGCAAAGGGCCGCCGACTCGTTTCTGTTAGGCGACTTGGACTACACGGCTCAGTTTAGAATGATTCTTCCGGGAATCGACAAATCGTTTTTTCAAACGCAATACTATGGAACCGAAGAGAATGCGAATTTTCTTTCGCATCACATGTCTCCCGGAATTATTCTCTTAACGCCGTTTGCGATGTCGTTCGGCTCCCCTCTCGGTTTAGGAATCGGAGTTTTCTTTTTTATCGCGATTTCGATTCCTCTTTTGTATTTCTATCTCCTCGCCTCTTCCGTCTCGAAAGAAATTTCCCTTTGCGCTTCTTTGCTTTGGGCCGGTTCTTCCGGTTTGTATCGGCTCGGACATTCCCTTCACTTTGAAGCCTTGGTTCCGTTCGCGATCCTATTCGTTTTAATCGGCGTTCAAAAAGAAAAACATTGGATGACCGTTCTCGGACTCGTTTTCTTTTTAGGAATTAAAGAAGATCTCTCTTTCTACTTGGCGGCGCTTTCGATCGGACTTCTGCTCGCCGATCCGCGAAGAAGAAAAGAATGGATTTTCGTTTTGAGCGTCTGTCTTGTTTATTCTTTTCTCATCCATCCGTATTTAAGCGGATTTGCGGGAAGTTCCGCGCAAAGAAACTGGAAAGAGTATTGGGGAGAAGGGAGCAAGAATCCGTTTTCGGCCGCGCTTTCGTATATTCAAAAACCGGAAGGTATTCTTTCGTATTGGAAAGGAGTTCGAGATCTCAGCTTGGAATGGGGATTTTGGAATTGGACGGGAGGCTGGCTGCTGATTCCGTTTTTCGGTTTGTATTCCGCGTTTCGACTTTCGGTGCATCCGTGGGTTCGGGATCTCTACAGCTATTACGTATATCCCCTGATTCCATTTTTGATTCTTTTTTTAAGAACCGGTTCCGCTTGGATTCAAAATGCCGCAAACGATTTCGAACCTTCGCGAGAATCCGAAACTTCTTTCATTCATCGTTTCGAATTTTTAAAACGAATTCCGAAAGAACGGAAAATTTTCGTTCTTCTTCTTTTAACGTTCGCGTTCAGCGTTTACAGAAACTCGAAGGAAAACGAATATCCGATTCCATTACGACCGCAAACGACCAAAACGCAAGAACTCAAAGAAGTTTTAAAATCGATTCCCGCGGGAAGTTCCGTATCTGCCGGGTTTCATCTTTCGCCGTTCGTTTCGCTGCGCAATCCGGTGTATCCGATCCGGGAAAACAGGGAATGGAAAGAATGGATCGTGTTCGACCAACGATACAATTCTCCGTATCTTTCCTCGGAATTGATTTTGCAAAGAATTCGGAAAGACGTTCAAAACGGAACGATCGAGCCCGTTCTAACTTCGGAAAATTTCGTTTTGTATAAGCGAAGTGCCAATCCGAAACGTTAA